Proteins co-encoded in one Halorussus lipolyticus genomic window:
- a CDS encoding CPBP family intramembrane glutamic endopeptidase: MPPAPQYESFAAVTMLVLGLLIVLARASEAMFEDPEEAEDATVETDADDGTDEWDASEPRIPATGAARIEQHTDTGEGRIERRILDDENDPWNDESDWDDGPDRDDTPWGENEAEADARRARAQAAPREEAELDFTTGALLANVAFSQGLFGVAIVGAAWIADLPLVALGVSPADPWNLGLPAVAIGVGVGLALYVANELSAKVADAVGVDYSEGLREALAPDSLGGWAILLGVVLPVIAGFEELLFRAALIGAFSAGFGISPWVLAVFSTVAFAIGHGAQGPGGVAVTGLLGFALAAAFVVSGSLLVVVVAHYLVNALEFVVHEGLGIEWA, translated from the coding sequence ATGCCGCCAGCGCCCCAGTACGAGTCGTTCGCCGCCGTCACGATGCTGGTCCTCGGCCTGCTCATCGTCCTCGCGCGGGCCTCCGAAGCGATGTTCGAAGACCCCGAGGAAGCCGAGGACGCTACTGTAGAGACCGATGCCGACGACGGAACCGACGAGTGGGACGCCAGCGAGCCCCGGATTCCCGCGACCGGCGCGGCCCGAATCGAACAGCACACCGACACCGGCGAGGGCCGCATCGAGCGCCGGATTCTGGACGACGAGAACGACCCGTGGAACGACGAGAGCGACTGGGACGACGGGCCGGACCGAGACGACACCCCGTGGGGCGAAAACGAGGCCGAGGCCGACGCCCGACGAGCGCGGGCGCAGGCCGCCCCACGCGAGGAGGCCGAACTCGACTTCACGACCGGCGCGCTGTTGGCCAACGTGGCGTTCAGTCAGGGCCTCTTCGGCGTGGCAATCGTCGGCGCGGCGTGGATTGCCGACCTCCCGCTGGTCGCCCTCGGGGTCAGTCCCGCCGACCCGTGGAACCTCGGTCTCCCGGCGGTCGCAATCGGTGTCGGCGTCGGTCTCGCGCTCTACGTCGCTAACGAACTCTCCGCGAAAGTCGCCGACGCAGTGGGCGTGGACTACTCCGAGGGACTGCGCGAGGCGCTGGCCCCGGACTCGCTGGGCGGGTGGGCGATTCTCCTCGGCGTCGTCTTGCCCGTCATCGCCGGGTTCGAGGAACTCCTCTTTCGGGCCGCGCTAATCGGCGCGTTCTCCGCGGGATTCGGTATCTCACCGTGGGTGCTGGCGGTCTTCTCGACCGTCGCGTTCGCCATCGGCCACGGCGCACAGGGACCCGGCGGCGTCGCCGTCACCGGCCTGCTGGGGTTCGCGCTGGCCGCCGCGTTCGTCGTCTCGGGTAGCCTGCTGGTCGTGGTGGTCGCCCATTACCTCGTCAACGCGCTGGAGTTCGTGGTTCACGAGGGACTGGGCATCGAGTGGGCCTGA
- a CDS encoding DJ-1/PfpI family protein — protein MSETEQPLDGTTAAVLVAPEGTEDVEFAQSREAVADAGTEVEVLSTEADDRTLTSYPSLQTDVRNAGGDWVDEEVVTDDGLVTSRKPDDLDAFCETIVSELAGES, from the coding sequence ATGAGTGAAACCGAGCAACCGCTCGACGGGACGACGGCCGCGGTCCTCGTCGCGCCAGAGGGCACCGAGGACGTAGAGTTTGCACAGTCGAGAGAAGCGGTCGCCGACGCCGGGACCGAGGTCGAAGTCCTCAGCACCGAGGCCGACGACCGGACGCTCACGTCCTATCCGAGCCTTCAGACCGACGTTCGGAACGCGGGCGGCGACTGGGTTGACGAGGAGGTCGTCACCGACGACGGTCTCGTGACCAGTCGCAAGCCCGACGACCTCGACGCCTTCTGCGAGACCATCGTCTCGGAACTCGCCGGCGAATCGTAG
- the dnaJ gene encoding molecular chaperone DnaJ translates to MSEDFYDVLGVSRDADEDEIKDAYREKATEYHPDVSDDPNAEEKFKQVKKAKEVLTDDEKRQAYDQMGHERFEQAEKRGGFDGGRGGAGGAGGMGGGPFGGGMGGGGNMGGGMGDIFEQFFGGGSGGRRSNRAQKGQDLRTRLTIDLEDAYEGVQKQVSVRRPETCDDCDGEGHPPGTDSHTCEECNGRGQVTQVQQTPLGRVQQTQTCRRCGGEGEIYAETCSTCNGDGTVRKEATLSVEVPAGIQSGQTLQMEREGAPGENGGPNGDLLIEVEIEDHPDFEREGDDLRYQEPISFPQATFGDTVQIETFDGTVEMDVPAGTQSGETFRLKDKGMPRLRRRGHGDLYVKVQVVTPDSLNDEQKEALQQFAEAGGEEVSVDEGFFEKIKNSF, encoded by the coding sequence ATGAGCGAGGACTTCTACGACGTACTCGGCGTGAGCAGGGATGCCGACGAGGACGAAATCAAGGACGCCTACCGCGAGAAAGCGACCGAGTACCACCCCGACGTGAGCGACGACCCCAACGCCGAGGAGAAGTTTAAGCAGGTCAAGAAGGCAAAGGAAGTGCTGACCGACGACGAGAAGCGCCAAGCCTACGACCAGATGGGCCACGAGCGATTCGAGCAGGCCGAGAAACGCGGCGGATTCGACGGCGGTCGCGGCGGCGCTGGCGGTGCCGGCGGCATGGGCGGCGGTCCCTTCGGCGGCGGCATGGGCGGCGGTGGCAACATGGGCGGTGGCATGGGCGACATCTTCGAGCAGTTCTTCGGCGGCGGGAGCGGCGGTCGCCGGTCCAACCGGGCGCAGAAGGGCCAAGACCTCCGAACGCGCCTGACCATCGACCTCGAAGACGCCTACGAGGGCGTCCAGAAGCAGGTCAGCGTCCGCAGACCCGAGACCTGCGACGACTGCGACGGCGAGGGCCACCCGCCGGGCACCGATTCGCACACCTGCGAGGAGTGCAACGGTCGCGGGCAGGTCACGCAGGTCCAGCAGACGCCCCTCGGCCGGGTCCAGCAGACCCAGACCTGCCGTCGGTGTGGCGGCGAGGGCGAAATCTACGCCGAGACGTGTTCGACCTGTAACGGCGACGGCACGGTCCGCAAGGAGGCCACCCTCTCGGTCGAGGTCCCGGCGGGTATCCAGTCGGGCCAGACCCTCCAGATGGAGCGCGAGGGCGCACCCGGCGAAAACGGCGGGCCGAACGGGGACCTCCTCATCGAGGTCGAAATCGAGGACCACCCGGACTTCGAGCGCGAGGGCGACGACCTGCGCTATCAGGAACCCATCTCCTTCCCGCAGGCCACGTTCGGCGACACCGTGCAAATCGAGACCTTCGACGGGACCGTCGAGATGGACGTGCCCGCGGGCACCCAGAGCGGCGAGACCTTCCGCCTGAAGGACAAGGGCATGCCGCGCCTCCGGCGGCGCGGCCACGGCGACCTCTACGTGAAAGTGCAGGTCGTCACCCCCGACAGCCTCAACGACGAGCAAAAGGAGGCCCTCCAGCAGTTCGCCGAGGCCGGCGGCGAGGAGGTCAGCGTGGACGAGGGGTTCTTCGAGAAGATTAAAAACTCCTTCTAA
- a CDS encoding twin-arginine translocation signal domain-containing protein encodes MSHEDVSRRDALKRITATASAATLGTAALSGTGAAELANEVRVEPFNADSEKDYRLIFGQADSVQWEKLESDDNWEYLDSGLALDGTIASSGDDVDVIWYDSANLVVDESQTDCCVRVTLNGDQIYP; translated from the coding sequence ATGTCACACGAAGATGTTTCGCGGAGGGACGCACTGAAACGGATTACGGCTACTGCAAGCGCCGCAACGCTCGGGACGGCGGCCCTGTCGGGAACGGGCGCGGCCGAGTTGGCAAACGAAGTCCGAGTCGAACCGTTCAACGCGGACAGCGAGAAGGACTACCGACTCATCTTCGGACAGGCCGATAGTGTCCAGTGGGAGAAACTGGAGTCGGACGACAACTGGGAGTACCTCGATTCGGGACTGGCTCTGGACGGTACCATCGCCTCCTCGGGCGACGACGTAGACGTCATCTGGTACGACTCGGCGAACCTCGTCGTCGACGAATCTCAGACGGACTGCTGTGTCAGAGTGACGCTCAACGGAGACCAGATTTACCCGTAG